One segment of Streptomyces sp. TG1A-8 DNA contains the following:
- the hisD gene encoding histidinol dehydrogenase: protein MISRIDLRGDALPEGPALRDLLPRADFDVQAALEKVRPICEAVRHRGDAALIDFAERFDGVRLESVRVPAEALADALRALDPDVRAALEESVRRARLVHRAQRRTAHTTQVVPGGSVTEKWVPVDRVGLYAPGGRSVYPSSVIMNAVPAQEAGVASIALASPPQAEFGGLPHPTILAACALLGVDEVYAAGGATAVAMFAYGTESCPPATMVTGPGNIWVAAAKRFFTGRIGIDAEAGPTEIAILADHTADPVHVASDLISQAEHDPLAAAVLVTDSTELADAVEKELEPQVVATRHVEDRIRPALAGRQSAIVLVDGVEEGLRVVDAYGAEHLEIQTADAAGVADRVRNAGAIFIGPWAPVSLGDYAAGSNHVLPTGGCACHSSGLSVQSFLRGIHVVDYTKDALAEVAHHVVTLAEAEDLPAHGAAIKARFDWKVPEGK, encoded by the coding sequence GTGATCTCCCGAATCGATCTGCGCGGCGACGCCCTCCCCGAGGGCCCCGCCCTGCGCGACCTGCTGCCCCGAGCCGACTTCGACGTTCAGGCCGCCCTGGAGAAGGTGCGTCCGATCTGCGAAGCCGTGCGTCATCGCGGCGACGCGGCGCTGATCGACTTCGCCGAGAGGTTCGACGGAGTACGGCTGGAATCCGTCCGTGTCCCGGCCGAGGCGCTCGCCGACGCCCTGCGGGCCCTGGACCCGGACGTGCGCGCCGCCCTGGAGGAGTCCGTCCGGCGGGCCCGCCTGGTCCACCGCGCACAGCGCCGGACCGCGCACACCACCCAGGTCGTGCCCGGCGGGTCGGTGACCGAGAAGTGGGTGCCGGTCGACCGCGTCGGCCTGTACGCGCCCGGCGGACGCTCGGTCTACCCCTCATCCGTGATCATGAACGCGGTGCCCGCCCAGGAGGCCGGCGTCGCGTCCATCGCGCTCGCCTCCCCGCCCCAGGCCGAGTTCGGCGGACTGCCGCACCCGACGATCCTCGCCGCGTGCGCGCTGCTCGGCGTGGACGAGGTCTACGCGGCCGGCGGCGCCACCGCCGTCGCGATGTTCGCGTACGGCACCGAGTCCTGCCCGCCCGCCACCATGGTGACCGGCCCCGGCAACATCTGGGTCGCCGCCGCCAAGCGCTTCTTCACCGGCCGGATCGGCATCGACGCGGAGGCCGGCCCCACCGAGATCGCGATCCTCGCGGACCACACCGCCGACCCGGTGCACGTGGCCTCGGACCTGATCAGCCAGGCCGAGCACGACCCGCTCGCGGCGGCCGTGCTGGTCACCGACTCCACCGAGCTGGCGGACGCGGTCGAGAAGGAGCTGGAGCCGCAGGTCGTGGCCACCAGGCACGTCGAGGACCGGATCCGCCCGGCGCTGGCGGGCCGGCAGTCCGCGATCGTCCTCGTGGACGGCGTCGAGGAGGGCCTGCGGGTGGTCGACGCCTACGGCGCCGAGCACCTGGAGATCCAGACCGCCGACGCCGCCGGGGTCGCCGACCGGGTCAGGAACGCCGGCGCGATCTTCATCGGCCCCTGGGCCCCGGTCTCGCTCGGCGACTACGCGGCCGGGTCCAACCACGTCCTGCCCACCGGCGGCTGCGCCTGCCACTCCTCCGGCCTGTCCGTCCAGTCCTTCCTGCGCGGCATCCACGTCGTGGACTACACCAAGGACGCCCTGGCCGAGGTCGCGCACCACGTGGTGACGCTGGCGGAGGCGGAGGACCTGCCCGCGCACGGCGCGGCGATCAAGGCCCGGTTCGACTGGAAGGTTCCCGAGGGCAAGTGA
- a CDS encoding histidinol-phosphate transaminase — protein MTGIDELPVRDELRGKSPYGAPQLDVPVRLNTNENPYPLPEPLVDRIAERVRRAARDLNRYPDRDAVQLRTELAGYLTRTGGHPLGVGNVWAANGSNEVIQQLLQAFGGPGRTAIGFEPSYSMHALIARGTGTGWLSGPRNEDFTIDLAAAERAIAEHRPDVVFITTPNNPTGNAVPPGTVLALYDAAQAAKPSMVIVDEAYVEFSHGDSLLPLLAGRPHLVVSRTMSKAFGAAGLRLGYLAADPAVVDAVQLVRLPYHLSSITQATALAALEHTDTLLAYVEQLKAERDRLVAELRAIGYEVTESDANFVQFGRFADAHDAWRRILDRGVLVRDNGVPGRLRVSAGTPEENDAFLDAVNQLKKELEA, from the coding sequence GTGACCGGCATCGACGAACTCCCCGTCCGGGACGAGCTGCGCGGCAAGTCCCCCTACGGCGCGCCCCAGCTGGACGTGCCCGTACGGCTGAACACCAACGAGAACCCCTACCCGCTGCCCGAGCCGCTGGTCGACCGGATCGCGGAGCGGGTGCGCAGGGCCGCCCGCGACCTGAACCGCTACCCCGACCGGGACGCGGTGCAACTGCGCACGGAGCTGGCCGGGTACCTGACGAGGACCGGCGGCCACCCGCTCGGCGTCGGGAACGTCTGGGCCGCCAACGGCTCCAACGAGGTCATCCAGCAGCTGCTGCAGGCCTTCGGCGGACCCGGCCGCACGGCGATCGGCTTCGAGCCGTCGTACTCGATGCACGCGCTCATCGCCCGCGGCACCGGCACCGGCTGGCTCTCGGGCCCCCGCAACGAGGACTTCACCATCGACCTCGCCGCCGCCGAGCGGGCCATCGCCGAGCACCGCCCGGACGTCGTGTTCATCACCACCCCCAACAACCCCACGGGCAACGCGGTTCCGCCCGGCACCGTCCTCGCGCTGTACGACGCCGCGCAGGCGGCCAAGCCGTCGATGGTGATCGTGGACGAGGCCTACGTCGAGTTCAGCCACGGCGACTCGCTGCTGCCGCTGCTGGCGGGCCGCCCGCACCTCGTCGTCTCGCGGACCATGTCGAAGGCCTTCGGCGCGGCCGGCCTGCGCCTGGGCTACCTCGCCGCCGACCCGGCGGTCGTGGACGCCGTCCAGCTCGTCCGGCTGCCGTACCACCTCTCGTCCATCACCCAGGCCACCGCCCTGGCCGCGCTGGAGCACACCGACACCCTGCTCGCCTACGTCGAGCAGCTGAAGGCGGAGCGGGACCGGCTCGTCGCCGAACTGCGCGCCATCGGCTACGAGGTCACCGAGTCCGACGCGAACTTCGTGCAGTTCGGCCGGTTCGCCGACGCCCACGACGCCTGGCGGAGGATCCTCGACCGGGGCGTCCTGGTCCGCGACAACGGCGTACCGGGCCGGCTGCGGGTGTCCGCCGGCACCCCGGAGGAGAACGACGCGTTCCTCGACGCGGTGAACCAGTTGAAGAAGGAGCTTGAGGCATGA
- the hisB gene encoding imidazoleglycerol-phosphate dehydratase HisB yields MSRVGRVERTTKETSVLVEIGLDGTGRTDIATGVGFWDHMLDQLGRHGLFDLTVKTDGDLHIDSHHTIEDTALALGAAFRQALGDKVGIYRFGNCTVPLDESLAQVTVDLSGRPYLVHTEPENMAPMIGEYDTTMTRHVLESFVAQAQIALHVHVPYGRNAHHIVECQFKALARALRYASERDPRAAGILPSTKGAL; encoded by the coding sequence ATGAGCCGCGTAGGACGCGTGGAGCGCACCACCAAGGAGACCTCGGTCCTGGTCGAGATCGGCCTCGACGGCACCGGGAGGACCGACATCGCCACCGGCGTCGGCTTCTGGGACCACATGCTGGACCAGCTCGGCCGGCACGGCCTGTTCGACCTGACCGTGAAGACCGACGGCGACCTGCACATCGACTCCCACCACACCATCGAGGACACCGCCCTCGCGCTCGGCGCCGCCTTCAGGCAGGCGCTCGGCGACAAGGTGGGCATCTACCGCTTCGGCAACTGCACGGTCCCGCTGGACGAGTCCCTCGCCCAGGTCACCGTCGACCTGTCCGGCCGCCCCTACCTCGTGCACACCGAGCCCGAGAACATGGCGCCCATGATCGGCGAGTACGACACCACGATGACCCGGCACGTCCTGGAGTCCTTCGTCGCCCAGGCGCAGATCGCACTGCACGTGCACGTGCCCTACGGGCGCAACGCGCACCACATCGTGGAGTGCCAGTTCAAGGCCCTCGCCCGGGCGCTGCGCTACGCCAGCGAGCGCGACCCGCGCGCGGCCGGCATCCTCCCGTCGACGAAGGGCGCCCTGTAA
- the hisH gene encoding imidazole glycerol phosphate synthase subunit HisH, whose product MELSTAPKKVVVFDYGFGNVRSAERALARVGADVEITRDFDTAMNADGLLVPGVGAFAACMRGLRAARGDWLVDRRLAGGRPVMGICVGMQILFARGIEHGEEAEGLDEWPGTVGPLQAGVVPHMGWNTVDAPAGSRLFAGLDADARFYFVHSYAVHDWSLESHNPVIEAPRVTWSTHGKPFVAAVENGALWATQFHPEKSGDAGAQLLTNWIGTL is encoded by the coding sequence GTGGAATTGAGCACCGCGCCCAAGAAGGTCGTCGTCTTCGACTACGGCTTCGGCAACGTCCGCTCCGCCGAGCGCGCCCTCGCGAGGGTGGGAGCCGACGTGGAGATCACCCGCGACTTCGACACGGCGATGAACGCCGACGGCCTGCTGGTGCCGGGCGTCGGCGCCTTCGCCGCCTGCATGCGGGGCCTGCGCGCCGCCCGCGGCGACTGGCTGGTCGACCGGCGGCTGGCCGGCGGCCGGCCGGTGATGGGCATCTGCGTCGGCATGCAGATCCTGTTCGCCCGCGGCATCGAGCACGGCGAGGAGGCCGAGGGCCTGGACGAGTGGCCCGGCACGGTCGGGCCGCTCCAGGCCGGCGTCGTGCCCCACATGGGCTGGAACACCGTCGACGCCCCGGCCGGCTCCCGGCTGTTCGCCGGCCTCGACGCGGACGCCCGCTTCTACTTCGTGCACTCCTACGCCGTCCACGACTGGAGCCTGGAGAGCCACAACCCGGTGATCGAGGCGCCCAGGGTCACCTGGTCCACGCACGGCAAGCCCTTCGTGGCCGCCGTGGAGAACGGCGCCCTGTGGGCCACCCAGTTCCACCCCGAGAAGTCCGGCGACGCCGGAGCCCAGCTCCTCACCAACTGGATCGGAACCCTGTAG
- the priA gene encoding bifunctional 1-(5-phosphoribosyl)-5-((5-phosphoribosylamino)methylideneamino)imidazole-4-carboxamide isomerase/phosphoribosylanthranilate isomerase PriA: MAKLELLPAVDVRDGQAVRLVHGESGTETSYGSPLEAALAWQRSGAEWLHLVDLDAAFGTGDNRDLIAEVTGAMDIKVELSGGIRDDDTLAAALATGCTRVNLGTAALETPEWVAGVIAEHGDRIAVGLDVRGTTLRGRGWTRDGGDLYETLERLDKEGCARYVVTDIAKDGTLQGPNLELLRNVCAATDRPVVASGGVSSLDDLRAIAELVPLGVEGSIVGKALYAKAFTLEEALEAVAK, translated from the coding sequence ATGGCCAAGCTCGAACTCCTCCCCGCCGTCGACGTCCGCGACGGGCAGGCCGTCCGCCTCGTGCACGGCGAGTCCGGGACCGAGACCTCCTACGGCTCCCCGCTGGAGGCCGCCCTCGCCTGGCAGCGCTCGGGCGCCGAGTGGCTCCACCTGGTCGACCTGGACGCCGCCTTCGGCACGGGGGACAACCGCGACCTGATCGCGGAGGTCACCGGGGCGATGGACATCAAGGTGGAGCTGTCCGGCGGCATCCGCGACGACGACACCCTCGCCGCCGCCCTCGCCACCGGCTGCACCCGGGTCAACCTCGGCACCGCCGCCCTGGAGACCCCCGAGTGGGTCGCCGGGGTCATCGCCGAGCACGGCGACCGGATCGCGGTCGGCCTCGACGTGCGCGGCACCACCCTGCGCGGGCGCGGCTGGACCCGTGACGGCGGCGACCTCTACGAGACGCTGGAGCGCCTCGACAAGGAGGGCTGCGCCCGCTACGTCGTCACCGACATCGCCAAGGACGGCACCCTCCAGGGCCCCAACCTGGAACTGCTGCGCAACGTGTGCGCCGCCACGGACCGTCCGGTCGTGGCCTCCGGCGGCGTGTCGTCGCTGGACGACCTGCGGGCCATCGCCGAACTGGTGCCCCTCGGTGTCGAGGGCTCCATCGTCGGGAAGGCCCTGTACGCGAAGGCGTTCACGCTGGAAGAGGCACTGGAGGCGGTAGCCAAGTGA
- a CDS encoding RidA family protein, giving the protein MSDVRRVRSGAPWEEEFGYCRAVELPNGLVLVSGCTSVVDGQIAGGGPYEQAVNSFNVALAALEQVGLGREDVVRTRMYITHARDVEEVGRAHKELFDSVRPAASMIIVSGFVDPSLVVEVEVEAYRGGPA; this is encoded by the coding sequence GTGAGTGACGTACGACGCGTGAGGTCGGGCGCGCCCTGGGAAGAGGAGTTCGGCTACTGCCGGGCGGTGGAGCTGCCCAACGGCCTGGTACTGGTCTCGGGCTGCACGTCCGTCGTGGACGGGCAGATCGCCGGGGGCGGCCCCTACGAGCAGGCGGTCAACTCCTTCAACGTCGCCCTGGCCGCACTGGAACAGGTGGGGCTCGGCCGCGAGGACGTGGTGCGCACGCGCATGTACATCACGCACGCCCGGGACGTGGAGGAGGTCGGCCGGGCCCACAAGGAGCTGTTCGACTCCGTCCGCCCGGCCGCCTCGATGATCATCGTCTCCGGCTTCGTGGACCCCAGCCTGGTCGTCGAGGTCGAGGTGGAGGCGTACCGGGGAGGCCCCGCATGA
- the hisF gene encoding imidazole glycerol phosphate synthase subunit HisF has translation MTLAVRVIPCLDVDGGRVVKGVNFQNLRDAGDPVEMAKVYDAEGADELTFLDITASSGDRETTYDVVRRTAEQVFIPLTVGGGVRTAGDVDKLLRAGADKVGVNTAAIARPELIREIAERFGSQVLVLSVDARRTESGSFEVTTHGGRRGTGIDAVEWAHRAAELGAGEILLNSMDADGTKDGYDLEMIAAVRKHVTVPVIASGGAGGLGDFPPAVEAGADAVLAASVFHFGDLCIGEVKQTLREAGHPVR, from the coding sequence ATGACCCTGGCGGTGCGCGTCATCCCCTGCCTGGACGTGGACGGCGGCCGGGTGGTCAAGGGCGTCAACTTCCAGAACCTGCGCGACGCGGGCGACCCCGTCGAGATGGCCAAGGTGTACGACGCCGAGGGTGCCGACGAGCTGACGTTCCTGGACATCACCGCCTCCTCGGGCGACCGGGAGACCACCTACGACGTGGTGCGCCGCACCGCCGAGCAGGTGTTCATCCCACTGACCGTCGGCGGCGGCGTGCGCACGGCCGGGGACGTGGACAAGCTGCTGCGGGCGGGCGCCGACAAGGTCGGTGTGAACACCGCGGCCATCGCCCGGCCGGAGCTGATCCGGGAGATCGCGGAGCGCTTCGGCAGCCAGGTGCTGGTCCTCTCCGTGGACGCCCGCCGCACGGAGTCGGGCTCCTTCGAGGTCACCACCCACGGCGGCCGCAGGGGCACCGGCATCGACGCCGTCGAGTGGGCGCACCGGGCCGCCGAGCTGGGCGCCGGGGAGATCCTGCTGAACTCCATGGACGCGGACGGCACCAAGGACGGCTACGACCTGGAGATGATCGCGGCCGTCCGCAAGCACGTGACGGTCCCGGTGATCGCCTCCGGCGGCGCGGGCGGGCTCGGCGACTTCCCGCCGGCCGTCGAGGCGGGCGCGGACGCGGTGCTGGCCGCCTCCGTCTTCCACTTCGGCGACCTGTGCATCGGTGAGGTGAAGCAGACCCTGCGGGAGGCGGGCCACCCCGTGCGGTGA
- a CDS encoding MFS transporter → MTDTLAPQTPAAGERPAHRDPNVLRWLGAYASSMLGDSVYHLALSWAAVQAGTPARAGAVIAASALPRALLMLGGGVVADRLGPRRVVIGSDAVRCAAVLAVAALLHVTRPGLWPLALLALVFGTVDAVFLPAVGALPARITGRGQLARVQGMRGLAIRCAGVLGAPLGGLGVAAGGAPAAFALAGLLIAVSVPLLVSLRIRALPAEEGAGGRTGDGTEEGTGGRAGGGRPGVRSDLVAGLRHIRGHRVLAPLMLTIALGDIGFVGPLNVGLTLLADRRGWGASGMGWVLAGFGVGAGAASLLITVRGRLPHAGRAAGWAILAGSVAIGALGHVPALAGAVAVAVLVGLFTGLSGALCGALLQTQADPACLGRVTAVAGLVSLGLAPLSMPFAAAAIGAWGLGPVFVASAAVCGLGGAVALCAPDLRRAELPG, encoded by the coding sequence GTGACCGACACGCTCGCCCCCCAGACCCCCGCCGCCGGGGAGCGCCCCGCCCACCGCGACCCCAACGTGCTGCGCTGGCTCGGTGCCTACGCCTCCTCGATGCTCGGCGACAGCGTCTACCACCTCGCCCTGTCCTGGGCCGCCGTCCAGGCCGGGACACCCGCCCGGGCCGGGGCCGTGATCGCGGCCAGCGCCCTGCCCAGGGCCCTCCTGATGCTCGGCGGGGGAGTCGTCGCCGACCGGCTGGGCCCGCGCCGCGTCGTCATCGGCAGCGACGCCGTGCGCTGCGCGGCCGTCCTCGCCGTCGCCGCCCTGCTCCACGTCACCCGCCCCGGGCTGTGGCCGCTCGCCCTGCTGGCCCTGGTCTTCGGCACCGTCGACGCCGTGTTCCTGCCCGCCGTGGGCGCCCTGCCGGCCCGGATCACCGGCAGGGGACAGCTCGCCCGGGTGCAGGGCATGCGCGGCCTCGCCATCCGCTGCGCCGGCGTGCTCGGCGCCCCGCTGGGCGGACTCGGCGTGGCCGCCGGCGGCGCACCGGCCGCCTTCGCCCTCGCCGGGCTGCTGATCGCCGTCTCCGTGCCGCTGCTGGTCTCCCTGCGCATCCGGGCACTGCCCGCCGAGGAGGGGGCCGGCGGCCGGACCGGCGACGGGACCGAGGAGGGGACCGGTGGCCGGGCCGGCGGCGGACGCCCCGGCGTGCGCTCCGACCTCGTGGCCGGACTGCGCCACATCCGCGGCCACCGCGTCCTCGCCCCGCTGATGCTCACCATCGCCCTCGGCGACATCGGCTTCGTCGGCCCGCTCAACGTCGGCCTGACCCTGCTCGCCGACCGCCGCGGCTGGGGCGCCTCCGGCATGGGCTGGGTGCTCGCCGGATTCGGCGTCGGCGCCGGCGCGGCCTCCCTGCTGATCACGGTGCGCGGACGGCTCCCGCACGCCGGCCGCGCCGCCGGGTGGGCCATCCTCGCCGGCTCCGTCGCGATCGGCGCCCTCGGCCACGTCCCGGCCCTCGCCGGCGCCGTGGCCGTGGCCGTGCTCGTCGGACTGTTCACCGGGCTCAGCGGCGCCCTGTGCGGGGCCCTGCTGCAGACCCAGGCCGATCCCGCCTGCCTCGGCCGGGTCACCGCCGTCGCCGGCCTGGTCAGCCTGGGGCTGGCCCCGCTGAGCATGCCGTTCGCGGCCGCCGCGATCGGCGCCTGGGGCCTCGGCCCGGTGTTCGTCGCCAGCGCGGCCGTCTGCGGACTCGGCGGAGCCGTCGCCCTGTGCGCACCGGACCTGCGGCGCGCCGAACTCCCCGGCTGA
- a CDS encoding VOC family protein encodes MIRVAMTSVYVDDVARAHAFYTGVLGFETRLHVDPGDGAPFVTVGAPEGAQRELQLLLEPGGGPVAEPYRTALYEAGIPCIVFSVDDLRAEYERLRGLGVRFTHPPRDQGPVLAAVFDDTVGNLVQLTQPVG; translated from the coding sequence GTGATCAGGGTCGCGATGACCAGTGTGTACGTCGACGACGTGGCGCGGGCGCACGCCTTCTACACCGGCGTCCTCGGTTTCGAGACCCGGCTGCACGTGGACCCGGGCGACGGCGCGCCGTTCGTCACGGTCGGGGCGCCCGAGGGGGCCCAGCGGGAGCTGCAGCTGCTGCTGGAGCCCGGCGGGGGGCCCGTCGCGGAGCCGTACCGCACGGCGCTGTACGAGGCGGGGATCCCGTGCATCGTCTTCTCGGTGGACGACCTGCGCGCGGAGTACGAGCGGCTGCGCGGCCTCGGTGTCCGGTTCACGCATCCGCCGCGGGACCAGGGGCCGGTGCTGGCGGCGGTGTTCGACGACACGGTCGGCAATCTGGTGCAGCTCACCCAGCCGGTGGGGTGA
- a CDS encoding TIGR03085 family metal-binding protein produces MSTFAKRERLLLADLLETAGPDALTLCAGWRTRDLAAHLVVRERRPDAAGGTLIKQLAPRLEKVMAEYGAKPYEELVQLIRTGPPRFSPFRLKQVDEAANTVEFYVHAEDVRRAQPDWTPRELDQVFQDTLWSRLERTARLMGRKAPTGLVLRRPDGRTVVAHRGVPVVTATGEPSELLLFTYGRQGAAKVELDGDAEAVTRLHESGELGI; encoded by the coding sequence ATGTCGACCTTCGCCAAGCGTGAACGGCTCCTGCTCGCCGATCTCTTGGAAACCGCCGGTCCGGACGCCTTGACCCTGTGCGCCGGCTGGCGGACGCGCGACCTGGCCGCGCACCTGGTGGTGCGCGAGCGCCGTCCGGACGCGGCCGGGGGCACCCTGATCAAGCAGCTCGCGCCGCGCCTGGAGAAGGTGATGGCCGAGTACGGCGCGAAGCCGTACGAGGAGCTGGTCCAGTTGATCCGCACGGGTCCGCCGCGCTTCTCGCCCTTCAGGCTCAAGCAGGTCGACGAGGCCGCCAACACCGTCGAGTTCTACGTGCACGCCGAGGACGTCCGCCGGGCCCAGCCGGACTGGACCCCGCGCGAACTGGACCAGGTGTTCCAGGACACGCTGTGGTCGCGTCTGGAGCGCACCGCGCGGCTGATGGGCCGGAAGGCGCCGACGGGGCTGGTGCTGCGCCGCCCGGACGGCCGGACGGTGGTGGCGCACCGGGGCGTCCCGGTGGTCACGGCGACCGGGGAGCCCTCGGAGCTGCTGCTGTTCACCTACGGGCGGCAGGGCGCGGCGAAGGTGGAGCTGGACGGCGACGCGGAGGCGGTCACCCGGTTGCACGAGTCCGGGGAGCTGGGGATCTGA
- the hisI gene encoding phosphoribosyl-AMP cyclohydrolase yields MTGTPPPSSLAPDIAARLKRSADGLLPAIAQQYDTGEVLMLGWMDDEALHRTLTTGRCTYWSRSRGEYWAKGDTSGHVQWVKSVALDCDADTVLVKVDQVGAACHTGARTCFDEDVLLKDTGSGPAPSDQ; encoded by the coding sequence ATGACCGGCACGCCCCCGCCCAGCAGCCTCGCCCCCGACATCGCCGCGCGCCTGAAGCGCAGCGCCGACGGACTCCTGCCCGCCATCGCCCAGCAGTACGACACCGGTGAGGTGCTGATGCTCGGCTGGATGGACGACGAGGCGCTGCACCGCACGCTCACCACCGGCCGCTGCACCTACTGGTCCCGCAGCCGCGGGGAGTACTGGGCCAAGGGCGACACCTCGGGCCACGTCCAGTGGGTGAAGTCGGTCGCCCTGGACTGCGACGCCGACACCGTGCTGGTCAAGGTCGACCAGGTGGGCGCCGCCTGCCACACCGGCGCGCGCACCTGCTTCGACGAGGACGTGCTGCTGAAGGACACCGGTTCGGGCCCCGCGCCCTCGGATCAGTAA
- a CDS encoding anthranilate synthase component I yields the protein MDLETFRKLATDRRVIPVTRKLLADGDTPVALYRKLAAERPGTFLLESAENGRSWSRYSFVGVRSAGTLTERDGRAHWLGTPPVGVPVDGDPLAVLRATLQALHTPHQEGLPPFTGGMVGYLGYDIVRRLEKIGPGERDDLRLPELTMLLTSDLAVMDHWEGSVLLIANAINHNHLDTGVDEAYEDAVARLDAMEADLGRAVPQPPAVLPPSELPEYTARWGGPDFRAAVEDVKERIRAGEAFQVVPSQRFETPCTASALDVYRVLRATNPSPYMYLFRFDGFDVVGSSPEALVKVEDGRAMVHPIAGTRHRGATPQEDQALADELLADPKERAEHLMLVDLGRNDLGRVCEPGSVEVVDFMSIERYSHVMHIVSTVTGRVAEGRTAFDVLTACFPAGTLSGAPKPRAMQIIDELEPSRRGLYGGCVGYLDFAGDSDTAIAIRTALLRDGTAHVQAGAGVVADSDPVAEDQECRNKAAAVLRAVHTANRLGTQGAGAGRSARNPG from the coding sequence ATGGACCTCGAGACCTTCCGCAAGCTCGCCACCGACCGGCGCGTCATCCCGGTCACGCGAAAGCTCCTCGCCGACGGCGACACCCCGGTCGCGCTCTACCGCAAGCTCGCCGCCGAGCGCCCCGGCACCTTCCTGCTGGAGTCCGCGGAGAACGGCCGGTCCTGGTCCCGCTACTCCTTCGTCGGCGTCCGGTCCGCCGGCACGCTGACGGAACGCGACGGCCGGGCCCACTGGCTCGGCACCCCGCCCGTCGGCGTCCCCGTGGACGGCGACCCCCTCGCCGTCCTGCGCGCCACCCTCCAGGCCCTGCACACCCCGCACCAGGAGGGCCTGCCGCCCTTCACCGGCGGCATGGTCGGTTACCTGGGCTACGACATCGTCCGCCGCCTGGAGAAGATCGGCCCCGGCGAGCGCGACGACCTGCGGCTGCCCGAGCTGACCATGCTCCTGACCAGCGACCTCGCCGTGATGGACCACTGGGAGGGCTCGGTCCTGCTGATCGCCAACGCGATCAACCACAACCACCTGGACACCGGTGTCGACGAGGCCTACGAGGACGCCGTGGCCCGCCTCGACGCCATGGAGGCCGACCTCGGCCGGGCCGTGCCCCAGCCCCCGGCCGTCCTGCCGCCCTCCGAACTGCCCGAGTACACCGCCCGGTGGGGCGGTCCCGACTTCCGGGCGGCCGTCGAGGACGTCAAGGAGCGCATCCGCGCCGGCGAGGCCTTCCAGGTCGTCCCCTCCCAGCGCTTCGAGACGCCGTGCACGGCCAGCGCGCTGGACGTCTACCGGGTCCTGCGGGCCACCAACCCGTCCCCCTACATGTACCTGTTCCGCTTCGACGGCTTCGACGTCGTCGGCTCCTCCCCGGAGGCGCTGGTGAAGGTCGAGGACGGGCGCGCGATGGTCCACCCCATCGCCGGCACCCGGCACCGCGGGGCCACCCCGCAGGAGGACCAGGCCCTCGCCGACGAACTGCTCGCCGATCCCAAGGAGCGCGCCGAGCACCTGATGCTGGTCGACCTCGGCCGCAACGACCTCGGCCGGGTGTGCGAGCCGGGCTCGGTGGAGGTCGTGGACTTCATGTCCATCGAGCGGTACTCGCACGTCATGCACATCGTCTCGACGGTCACCGGCAGGGTCGCCGAGGGCCGCACCGCCTTCGACGTGCTCACCGCGTGCTTCCCCGCGGGCACCCTCTCCGGCGCCCCCAAGCCCCGCGCCATGCAGATCATCGACGAGTTGGAACCGTCCCGGCGCGGCCTGTACGGCGGCTGCGTCGGCTACCTGGACTTCGCCGGCGACTCCGACACCGCCATCGCGATCCGCACCGCCCTGCTCCGGGACGGCACCGCCCACGTGCAGGCCGGCGCGGGGGTCGTCGCCGACTCCGACCCGGTCGCCGAGGACCAGGAGTGCCGCAACAAGGCCGCCGCGGTGCTGCGGGCGGTGCACACGGCCAACCGCCTGGGCACGCAGGGCGCGGGAGCGGGCCGCTCCGCACGCAACCCCGGGTGA
- a CDS encoding TIGR02234 family membrane protein, giving the protein MEYVTAVPHSRSEAAAPVRSGRRSLATALLCGALGAAVALLSTRQRWSEGTATVAGGTFPLTARGSDVTGVPAALAVVGLAALVAVFAVRRAGRLAVAGLLALSGAGIAAAALAGVSDSSALDGKAAEATGDTSATVAALSHTGWPYVAAAGGLLLLLAGLLALRYGRLWPAMSGRYERGTDRPRRTARPADPERPEEMWKALDRGEDPTCT; this is encoded by the coding sequence GTGGAGTACGTGACTGCCGTACCTCACTCCCGTTCCGAAGCCGCCGCGCCCGTCCGCTCCGGCCGGCGCAGCCTCGCCACCGCCCTGCTGTGCGGTGCGCTCGGCGCGGCCGTCGCGCTGCTGTCGACCCGCCAGCGCTGGTCGGAGGGCACCGCGACGGTGGCCGGCGGCACGTTTCCGCTGACCGCCAGGGGCAGCGACGTCACCGGCGTCCCCGCGGCCCTCGCCGTGGTGGGCCTCGCGGCGCTCGTCGCCGTCTTCGCCGTGCGCAGGGCCGGCCGCCTCGCCGTCGCCGGGCTGCTCGCCCTGTCCGGCGCCGGTATCGCCGCCGCCGCCCTCGCCGGCGTCTCCGACAGCTCCGCGCTGGACGGGAAGGCCGCCGAGGCCACCGGCGACACCTCGGCCACGGTCGCCGCCCTCAGCCACACCGGCTGGCCCTACGTGGCGGCCGCCGGCGGCCTCCTCCTGCTGCTCGCCGGGCTGCTCGCGCTGCGCTACGGCCGCCTGTGGCCCGCCATGTCCGGCCGCTACGAGCGCGGCACCGACCGCCCGCGCCGCACGGCCCGCCCGGCCGACCCCGAGCGCCCCGAGGAGATGTGGAAGGCGCTGGACCGCGGCGAGGACCCCACCTGCACCTGA